A genome region from Pseudomonas helmanticensis includes the following:
- a CDS encoding fimbria/pilus outer membrane usher protein, translating into MRIEALNRHRQSAPFVPLHLSVAILAALMGSSASADEPAKFDASFMQPFGGASAGPNLDLDAIANSGSIGPGTYPVVIRLNQSFFDRRDMTFAKDAKSAEVRACLSEAFLKELGVKVEAFLTPGETFPACIDLAELIEGASVSFDAGRLALDISVPQIALRRDAAGYVAPEEWDRGINAAMLNYQFSAANTQSDARGSGTQYNLYANGGFNLGDWRFRSSSSFRQDEDGQQDWQRSNTYAQRDLTAIKGTLTLGESFTPGDVFDSIPFRGAQVASDMGMLPDSMQGYAPIIRGIAETQAKVEVRQNGYSLYTTYVAPGAFEIDDLNAASGSGDLEVIITEADGRERRFTQPYATLANMLREKTWRYSATAGEYNAVDGGQRPLFAQASLAYGLPFDLTLYGGLLGADFYRAGVVGVGKSLGSLGAVSLDVTQAQTDVPSGSGVAAGKEKGQSFGARYGKAFETGTSVRFAGYRYSTEGYRDFDEAVSLQEPNEFNTFSKRSKVEASINQALDSYGSFYLNMSKQNYWGSSREDKQMQLGFNTQHKGVTYGIYASKTLTDNFGQNNQVVFTVSMPIGQTRSTGTYTVTRNNDGSLDQRAGLSGRDGNLNYNVNANRSDNGGNNGSALIGYRAPFAQLGAGVSVGSGYRQTSVSAAGSVLGHSDGLEFGQTLGETVALVEVKDTPDVGVLNAPGTLTNAKGYALVPYVTPYRKNRVALDTGELDNNIDIEEGVTNVVPRRGAVVKASFAASRSEKALLNVRLKDGKQPPFGTPITNEKGASAGVVGQAGQVLLSVGEGKVYQMKWGEKAEQSCRIELDVSKAPMVDGYRVADAVCQ; encoded by the coding sequence ATGCGAATCGAAGCCCTGAACCGTCATCGTCAGTCCGCGCCTTTTGTTCCATTGCATCTGTCGGTCGCCATTCTCGCGGCGCTGATGGGCAGTTCGGCAAGCGCGGACGAACCGGCGAAGTTTGATGCCAGCTTCATGCAGCCCTTCGGCGGCGCCAGCGCCGGGCCCAACCTCGATCTGGACGCCATCGCCAACAGCGGCAGCATCGGCCCTGGCACCTATCCGGTGGTAATCCGCCTGAACCAGAGCTTTTTCGACCGCCGCGACATGACCTTCGCCAAGGACGCCAAAAGCGCTGAAGTGCGCGCCTGTCTGTCCGAAGCGTTTCTCAAGGAACTGGGGGTCAAGGTCGAGGCGTTCCTGACCCCGGGCGAAACATTCCCCGCGTGCATCGACCTTGCCGAACTGATCGAAGGCGCCTCGGTGAGCTTCGACGCCGGGCGTCTGGCCCTCGACATCAGCGTGCCGCAGATCGCCCTGCGCCGCGACGCCGCCGGTTATGTCGCCCCCGAAGAATGGGATCGCGGGATCAACGCGGCGATGCTCAACTATCAGTTTTCGGCGGCCAATACGCAGTCCGATGCGCGGGGCAGCGGCACGCAATACAACCTCTACGCCAACGGCGGATTCAACCTCGGCGACTGGCGTTTTCGCTCCAGCTCCTCGTTCCGTCAGGACGAAGACGGCCAGCAGGACTGGCAGCGCAGCAACACCTACGCGCAGCGCGACCTGACCGCGATCAAGGGCACCCTGACCCTCGGCGAAAGCTTCACCCCCGGCGACGTGTTCGACAGCATTCCGTTTCGCGGCGCCCAAGTGGCGTCGGACATGGGCATGCTGCCGGACTCGATGCAGGGTTATGCGCCGATCATTCGCGGCATCGCCGAAACCCAGGCCAAGGTCGAAGTGCGCCAGAACGGCTACTCGCTGTACACCACGTACGTGGCGCCCGGTGCGTTCGAAATCGACGACCTCAACGCGGCGTCGGGCAGTGGCGACCTCGAAGTGATCATCACCGAAGCCGACGGCCGCGAACGGCGTTTCACCCAGCCGTACGCCACGCTGGCCAACATGCTGCGGGAAAAAACCTGGCGTTACAGCGCCACCGCCGGTGAGTACAACGCCGTCGACGGCGGCCAGCGTCCGCTCTTCGCCCAGGCGTCACTGGCGTACGGTTTGCCGTTCGACCTGACGTTGTATGGCGGCCTGTTGGGCGCCGACTTCTATCGCGCCGGCGTCGTCGGCGTGGGCAAAAGCCTCGGCAGTCTCGGCGCCGTGTCGCTGGACGTGACCCAAGCGCAAACCGACGTGCCGAGTGGCTCCGGGGTCGCGGCTGGCAAAGAAAAAGGCCAGAGTTTTGGCGCGCGTTACGGCAAGGCTTTCGAGACCGGCACCTCGGTCCGCTTCGCCGGCTATCGCTATTCCACCGAAGGCTATCGCGACTTTGATGAAGCGGTGAGCCTGCAGGAACCGAACGAATTCAACACGTTCTCCAAGCGCAGCAAAGTCGAAGCCAGCATCAACCAGGCGCTCGACAGCTACGGCTCGTTCTACCTGAACATGAGCAAACAGAACTACTGGGGCAGCTCGCGCGAAGACAAACAGATGCAATTGGGCTTCAACACCCAACACAAGGGCGTGACCTACGGCATCTACGCGAGCAAAACCCTGACCGACAACTTCGGCCAGAACAACCAAGTGGTGTTCACCGTGTCGATGCCCATCGGCCAGACGCGCAGCACCGGGACCTACACCGTCACCCGCAACAACGACGGCAGCCTCGACCAGCGCGCCGGCCTGAGCGGGCGCGACGGCAACCTCAACTACAACGTCAACGCCAACCGCTCCGACAACGGCGGCAACAACGGCTCGGCCCTGATCGGCTACCGCGCACCGTTCGCCCAACTCGGCGCGGGCGTCAGCGTCGGCAGCGGCTACCGCCAGACCTCGGTAAGCGCCGCAGGCTCCGTGCTCGGCCACAGCGATGGCCTCGAATTCGGCCAGACCCTCGGCGAAACCGTGGCCCTGGTCGAAGTCAAAGACACCCCGGACGTCGGCGTCCTCAACGCCCCCGGCACCCTGACCAACGCCAAGGGCTACGCCCTCGTGCCGTACGTCACGCCGTACCGCAAAAACCGCGTGGCCCTCGACACTGGCGAACTGGACAACAACATCGACATCGAAGAAGGCGTGACCAACGTCGTGCCCCGTCGCGGCGCCGTGGTCAAAGCGAGCTTCGCCGCCAGCCGCTCGGAAAAAGCCCTGCTCAACGTGCGCCTCAAGGACGGCAAACAACCGCCGTTCGGCACCCCCATCACCAACGAAAAAGGCGCCAGCGCCGGCGTCGTCGGCCAGGCCGGTCAAGTGTTGCTGTCCGTGGGTGAAGGCAAGGTCTACCAAATGAAATGGGGCGAAAAAGCCGAACAGAGCTGCCGCATCGAACTGGACGTGAGCAAAGCACCGATGGTCGATGGTTATCGGGTGGCGGATGCGGTGTGTCAGTAA
- a CDS encoding DUF6124 family protein produces MFETTNSPPGTDPASPYESFDSKKLHAAAERALDHYLAPEKIMATPYSPSTLFMVNPQSDTETLLVNACESLASATVMLGDFAGMLEGPNRNTLLGIAQVVMLGELAVNKALDNVELKAPV; encoded by the coding sequence ATGTTTGAAACCACTAATAGTCCGCCGGGGACAGATCCGGCGTCGCCGTATGAATCATTCGATTCGAAGAAGCTTCACGCGGCGGCAGAGCGGGCGCTCGATCATTATCTTGCGCCTGAGAAGATCATGGCGACGCCGTATAGCCCCAGCACTTTGTTCATGGTCAATCCGCAATCCGACACTGAAACCTTGCTGGTCAATGCCTGTGAGTCGTTGGCCTCGGCGACGGTGATGCTCGGTGATTTTGCCGGGATGCTGGAAGGGCCGAATCGCAATACGCTGTTGGGGATTGCGCAGGTGGTGATGTTGGGGGAGTTGGCGGTGAACAAGGCGTTGGATAACGTCGAGTTGAAGGCGCCGGTCTAG
- a CDS encoding DNA polymerase has translation MSNNKKALLFIHDYTEQGNDLFYLWDATQIEEVSAEKLVADSAEIICHDYWLIAPAIYEATQQLPKIITDIEELRISTSGQKTDRELKEKIDVAQSLKELVEADTIKKYLAIFHRKCAIDESILATVGQALLTLSEEIETSAKQLDEWDRFIKIERPITEQLIKSAAKGIAINEDKLRLHKKNIEFEYYMALKAFSAKYNLPLETPTDTEIINYLEPKGYDFSGVNVEYVLKFVPMQDDFAIDLLQLMKIAKSRKVLNLIPLSQRRIYPITDVFGSVTSRIYFKDPSLQNLAKQHRNILLPDEGKLFSYVDFDQYEAGIMGVLSGDSEILRLYASGDLYETVAEELFGNKANRKEAKRLFLSYAYGMRKQSLYDAASNYGANRQAAKDFFNKFCIFEKWKVTIHSEFQQQGYVKTSLGNHMRREIIGPLSEQEKRSSVSQIVQGTASLIFKKSLLNLRNEANIQIKVPMHDAVLFQHDEKFNADTVAQIFSSTMTEHFDGKIQGKASTGEFFVD, from the coding sequence ATGAGTAACAATAAAAAAGCACTACTTTTCATCCACGACTACACTGAGCAGGGCAATGATTTATTCTATCTATGGGATGCAACCCAGATTGAAGAGGTATCAGCCGAAAAACTCGTCGCGGATAGTGCAGAGATCATTTGCCATGACTATTGGCTAATAGCACCTGCAATATATGAAGCAACCCAGCAATTACCAAAAATCATTACTGACATCGAAGAACTCCGAATCTCAACATCTGGCCAAAAGACCGACAGAGAACTAAAAGAAAAAATTGACGTAGCTCAGTCTTTAAAAGAACTGGTTGAGGCAGACACAATCAAAAAGTACCTTGCCATTTTCCACCGAAAATGCGCTATAGATGAAAGTATCCTCGCTACAGTAGGTCAAGCTTTGCTAACACTGTCAGAAGAGATAGAAACTTCAGCAAAACAACTTGATGAATGGGATCGATTTATCAAGATAGAGCGACCAATAACAGAGCAATTAATAAAATCAGCAGCCAAAGGCATCGCAATAAACGAAGACAAACTTCGCCTGCACAAGAAAAACATTGAATTTGAATACTATATGGCTCTTAAAGCCTTCTCTGCAAAATACAATCTACCATTAGAAACACCCACAGACACTGAAATCATCAACTACCTAGAACCAAAAGGTTATGATTTTTCCGGAGTAAATGTGGAGTACGTTTTGAAATTTGTACCTATGCAGGACGATTTTGCTATAGATCTTTTACAACTCATGAAAATTGCAAAATCAAGAAAAGTACTCAATTTAATACCCTTAAGCCAGAGAAGAATCTATCCGATTACAGATGTTTTCGGCTCAGTCACATCTCGAATATACTTCAAAGACCCATCATTACAAAATCTAGCAAAACAACATAGAAACATACTCTTACCAGATGAAGGAAAGCTATTTTCCTATGTCGACTTTGATCAATATGAGGCAGGAATAATGGGAGTACTATCCGGCGATAGCGAAATCCTGAGACTTTATGCCAGCGGCGATCTTTACGAAACCGTCGCAGAGGAACTGTTCGGTAACAAAGCCAATCGAAAGGAGGCAAAAAGACTATTTCTCTCATACGCTTATGGAATGCGAAAACAAAGCCTTTACGACGCAGCATCAAACTATGGTGCAAACAGGCAAGCAGCCAAGGATTTCTTTAACAAATTTTGCATTTTTGAAAAATGGAAAGTCACTATACATTCAGAATTTCAACAACAGGGCTATGTCAAAACCTCCTTAGGAAACCATATGAGACGAGAAATTATCGGGCCTTTATCAGAGCAAGAGAAGAGATCTTCCGTGAGCCAAATAGTACAAGGCACCGCATCCCTCATATTTAAAAAGTCACTTTTGAACCTCAGAAACGAAGCCAACATTCAAATAAAAGTACCAATGCATGACGCCGTACTATTCCAGCACGATGAAAAATTTAACGCTGATACGGTCGCGCAAATATTCTCTTCTACCATGACTGAGCATTTCGATGGAAAAATCCAGGGAAAAGCATCAACAGGTGAGTTCTTTGTGGACTAA
- a CDS encoding fimbrial biogenesis chaperone — MNPAISPFKTASVLAVLLSATLLSSFSQAGVMLGGTRIVYDGNKRDASITVSNTTPEPYAVQAWINTEADDNTTATPFVATPPLFRLDPRKEQMVRIQKVPGDLPQDRESVFYFNAQEIPLAGKADANTLKIAMRTRIKVFYRPPTLKGNAMEAPPQLRWSLQQEQGKPVLVVNNPTAFHVSFIGVKVEAGEQVVEVNEPKMVAPMSSQRYALPGFSGRSGAVVFSAINDYGGYSEPKKVELSSAP; from the coding sequence ATGAACCCAGCAATTTCCCCCTTCAAAACCGCATCGGTATTGGCCGTATTGCTGAGCGCAACATTGCTCAGCAGTTTCAGCCAGGCCGGTGTGATGCTCGGCGGCACGCGCATCGTGTACGACGGCAACAAACGCGATGCCTCGATCACGGTCAGCAACACCACGCCCGAGCCTTACGCGGTGCAAGCCTGGATCAACACCGAGGCCGACGACAACACCACTGCCACGCCGTTCGTGGCCACCCCACCGCTGTTTCGCCTCGATCCGCGCAAAGAGCAAATGGTGCGTATTCAGAAAGTCCCCGGCGATCTGCCGCAAGACCGCGAATCGGTTTTCTATTTCAACGCCCAGGAAATTCCGCTGGCCGGCAAGGCCGACGCCAACACCCTGAAAATCGCCATGCGCACGCGGATCAAAGTCTTCTATCGCCCGCCCACCCTCAAGGGCAACGCGATGGAGGCACCGCCGCAACTGCGCTGGAGCCTGCAACAGGAACAAGGCAAACCGGTGCTGGTGGTCAACAACCCGACAGCGTTTCACGTGTCCTTTATCGGCGTGAAAGTCGAGGCCGGTGAGCAAGTGGTTGAAGTCAATGAACCGAAAATGGTCGCGCCAATGAGCAGCCAGCGTTATGCGCTGCCGGGTTTCAGCGGCCGCAGCGGCGCGGTGGTGTTCTCCGCGATCAACGACTACGGCGGTTACAGCGAGCCGAAAAAAGTCGAGCTGAGCAGCGCCCCGTAA
- a CDS encoding RNA-directed DNA polymerase has protein sequence MSEELGSEAQKIRPHLDPEVLSKAEKVKHDLNSIIDLIKNNDPTLKTKKVKKKLHHFIETCLAYGILKEDTPKKAIDLLAFDIDIDAVLQHLTQDMRDDWFFDVLQHRDLIENKKYLHENLQSLILDGNGKYQGAMRTVYDIPKKSIGLRYSLETDFYDRFIYQAICSFLIPYYDPLLSHRVLGHRYNKNRTSERYIFKSRIELWTTFEGVTKTAIQNNQALLVTDLINYFENISIDSIRSAFEESIDKIAASGPKKLMIRNSINTLCELLCRWGFNEKHGLPQNRDASSFIANVVLNSVDQTMVALKYDYYRYVDDIRIICNSPQAAKIALTELINQLRKVGMNINSAKTNILTNNSPTQEISESFPTTDDRSQTIDSMWRSRSRRVIARSAKYIHQLLRECITEKQSQSRQFRFAINRLIQLTEANLFDIQTDIAIDLKHLLIETLEDHAASTDQYCRILWALKPSPDELEKISNYLQDHDRSIYSWQNFHLWLLLARAKYKNSEAINFAKRKITENVLHSECSAIFIYLRCIDETDHLRPLIQEFRDDWPFYHQRNFLLAISEFSKEDVAELVPKIGTKLMWTGLRAKPYFDNGIPLIDREPASALSIYEEISPYE, from the coding sequence ATGTCGGAAGAACTTGGAAGCGAAGCACAAAAAATCCGACCTCACTTAGATCCCGAAGTACTTTCAAAAGCGGAAAAAGTAAAGCACGACCTAAATTCAATTATAGATCTGATTAAAAATAACGACCCAACCTTAAAAACAAAAAAAGTCAAAAAAAAACTTCACCATTTTATAGAAACATGCCTCGCTTATGGCATTCTAAAAGAAGACACTCCCAAAAAGGCCATCGATCTACTAGCATTTGACATAGACATAGATGCAGTACTGCAACATTTAACTCAAGACATGAGAGATGATTGGTTTTTCGATGTTCTCCAGCATCGAGATTTAATAGAAAACAAAAAATATTTGCACGAAAATCTTCAGAGCTTAATATTGGATGGTAACGGAAAATATCAAGGAGCTATGAGGACAGTCTACGACATCCCCAAAAAAAGCATTGGGTTAAGATACTCTCTCGAAACAGACTTTTATGATAGATTTATTTACCAAGCAATCTGCTCATTTCTTATTCCATATTACGACCCATTGCTATCACACAGAGTACTTGGGCACAGATACAATAAAAACAGAACGTCTGAGCGATACATATTCAAAAGCCGCATAGAACTTTGGACCACTTTCGAAGGCGTGACCAAAACCGCGATTCAAAACAACCAAGCGCTATTAGTAACAGATCTCATAAATTACTTTGAAAACATATCAATTGATTCAATAAGATCAGCCTTTGAGGAGAGCATAGACAAAATAGCGGCAAGCGGACCAAAAAAACTAATGATACGAAACTCAATAAATACACTCTGTGAACTCTTGTGTCGCTGGGGGTTTAATGAAAAACATGGTCTACCACAGAATCGAGATGCGTCGTCATTTATTGCTAATGTTGTATTGAACTCTGTTGATCAAACCATGGTAGCTCTCAAGTACGATTACTACAGATACGTTGACGACATTAGAATCATATGCAATTCCCCACAAGCAGCTAAAATCGCGCTAACTGAATTGATCAATCAGCTCCGAAAGGTCGGAATGAACATCAACTCTGCAAAAACCAACATCCTGACAAACAATAGCCCTACCCAAGAAATTAGCGAAAGCTTTCCAACAACAGACGACCGCAGCCAAACAATTGACAGTATGTGGCGATCTAGAAGCAGAAGAGTTATAGCTAGATCCGCGAAATATATTCACCAACTACTTCGCGAATGCATTACAGAAAAACAATCTCAATCCCGACAGTTCCGTTTCGCCATCAATCGACTAATCCAACTTACGGAAGCCAACTTATTCGACATACAAACAGACATAGCCATAGATCTCAAGCACTTACTTATTGAAACCTTAGAAGACCATGCAGCCTCCACAGACCAGTACTGCCGAATATTATGGGCATTAAAACCATCTCCAGACGAACTTGAAAAAATATCTAATTACCTCCAAGATCACGACCGCTCTATTTACTCCTGGCAAAATTTTCACTTATGGCTACTACTCGCAAGAGCAAAATACAAAAACAGTGAAGCCATAAACTTTGCCAAAAGAAAAATTACAGAAAACGTACTTCACTCCGAATGCTCTGCCATATTCATCTATTTACGCTGCATCGATGAGACTGATCATCTTCGCCCACTTATTCAAGAGTTCCGCGATGATTGGCCTTTCTACCATCAAAGAAACTTTCTTCTCGCCATTAGTGAATTCTCCAAAGAGGATGTCGCCGAATTAGTACCAAAAATCGGCACAAAACTTATGTGGACTGGCTTACGCGCCAAACCTTACTTCGATAACGGAATCCCGTTAATTGATAGAGAACCTGCCAGTGCACTAAGCATCTACGAGGAAATAAGTCCTTATGAGTAA
- a CDS encoding DUF6124 family protein has translation MFKPTPNPPDTDPIPYDPTLEPQKIKEATDRAINFYLNPGSLKLSIPSRKTSKIFLIDPAVDEETLLLEACESLAAASDMARDMSDVVDNSQRRTLLMLHQVIMLSELMVNRVLDGRRLPH, from the coding sequence ATGTTCAAACCAACGCCAAACCCACCGGACACCGATCCGATCCCGTACGACCCAACCCTCGAACCTCAAAAGATAAAAGAGGCGACCGACCGCGCCATCAACTTCTATCTCAACCCCGGCTCACTGAAACTCTCAATCCCTTCCCGCAAAACCAGCAAGATCTTCCTCATCGATCCCGCCGTGGACGAAGAAACTCTACTCCTCGAAGCCTGCGAGTCGTTGGCCGCCGCCAGTGACATGGCACGTGACATGAGCGATGTCGTCGACAACTCACAACGACGAACCCTGCTGATGCTGCATCAGGTGATCATGCTGAGTGAGCTGATGGTGAATCGAGTCCTGGATGGACGCCGCTTGCCGCACTAG